Genomic window ([Empedobacter] haloabium):
CGGCCGCGGCGACCCGCGCGACATCGTCGGCTACATGCGCTCGGCCAGCCAGGTGCCCATCATGACGAACTCCGAATCGCTGCTCCAGTTCGGCAACAACGCGTATGCCAAGCCGGCGACGGCGCTGAACATCCTGCGCGAGACGATCCTGGGCCGCGAGCTGTTCGACCACGCCTTCCGCGAATACGCGCGGCGCTGGAAATTCAAGCGCCCCACCCCGGCGGACTTCTTCCGCACGATGGAGGACGCGTCCGGCACGGACCTCGACTGGTTCTGGCGCGGCTGGTTCTATACGACCGATGCTGTCGACATCAGCCTGGACAACATCAGCGAATTCACCGTCGACACCAGGAACCCGGAGGTGGAAAAGGCCTGGGCCAAGGCGCGCAAGGCCGAGGAACCGGTCTCGATCACGGACCAGCGCAACGCGTCGATGCCGCGCCGTATCGACACCCAGCCGGAACTGCGCGACTTCTACAACGAGCACGACGAATTCACCGTCACCAACGCGGACCGCAACAAGTACAAGGAAGCGATGGCGGAACTGGAGCCATGGCAGAAGGAGCTGCTGGCGCAGGGCAAATACCTGTACCTGGTCGACTTCACCAACAAGGGTGGCCTGGTGATGCCGCTGATCCTGGAGATCACGCTGAAGTCCGGCAAAAAAACCATCGAGCGCGTGCCGGCCGAGGTATGGCGCTACTCGCCGCAGAAGATCACCAAGCTGCTGGTGACGGACGAGCCGATGACGGCGCTGACCCAGGACCCGTACTGGGAAACGGCCGATATCGACACCAGCAACAACAGCTGGCCGCGCAAGGCGGTGCCGTCGCGCCTGGAGCTGTTCAAGGCCGAACGCAAGGCGCCGGACATGATGAAGGACTTCAACACCAAGTTGAAGACCGACGAGAAGGAAGGCAAGGAAGACGCAAAGCCCGACGGCAAGCCTGAGGCCAAGCCCGCCGTACCGCCGGCGAATGGCGCGGCCGCCAAGCAGGAGGCCGAGCAGCAGCCGCAAAAGCCGGCGGGCAAGCAGTAGATGCGCTCCCTGCGACACCTGGCCGCCAGTGCGGCACTGGCGCTGTGCTGCACCGGTGCCGCGCAGGCCCACAACTACCACATGGGCATGGCGGACATCGGCTACAACGCCGCCACCGGCAACACCGAAGTGATCCACACGTACACGGCGCACGACATCGAGGCGCTGCTGGCCAACCTGTACGGCCGTTCGTTCGACCTGGAGCTGGAAGAAGACCAGGACGCGCTGCGCCAGTACATCGAGCGGCAGTTCACGATCAGTGCCGGCGGCAAGCGCTTGCCGCTGCAGTGGGTGGGCGTCAAGGCCAGTGCCGATACGATCACCCTGTTCCAGCAGATCGACAAAACGGCGCTGCCGGCCGGCGCCGTCATCGTCGATGGCGTGCTGACGGACTTTATCGCTACCCAGGTCAATACCGTCAACGTGGGCGCGAACGCCGGCCGGGCCGCGGTGACGCTGACCTTTACCGCCGCGCAGCGCGAACAAGCCATCCCTTGATGCATGGATGATAATGGGCTGCCGGGTCGCCGTACCGCCCCGCAGGGGACTGCCCCTGAAGTCAGCCAGATCCGCCGCAATGCCAACAAACTTCGGGGTCAGTCCCTTGCAGGGACAGACCCCAACCGCTTCCCATGCCACGTACTCCTCTTTTCAGCCTCGCCCTGCTCGCCCTCCCCGCCCACGCCGACGACATCGTCCTCCAGCGCGTGCTGGTCGACGCCTCGCGCACCTCGCAACTGGGCATCGCCGACTCCGCCGCCGACGGCACCGTCACCCAGC
Coding sequences:
- a CDS encoding DUF6702 family protein, with the protein product MRSLRHLAASAALALCCTGAAQAHNYHMGMADIGYNAATGNTEVIHTYTAHDIEALLANLYGRSFDLELEEDQDALRQYIERQFTISAGGKRLPLQWVGVKASADTITLFQQIDKTALPAGAVIVDGVLTDFIATQVNTVNVGANAGRAAVTLTFTAAQREQAIP